The following proteins are co-located in the Longimicrobium sp. genome:
- a CDS encoding Ppx/GppA phosphatase family protein, giving the protein MPPVDARPKPAKTSAAEAAPAFPLRVAAVDVGSNAIRFLAAEFASLAEYAVLAEERVPVRLGHDVFLTGRLTPEAIDAAVAAIAGFRTQIEALGIGHYRAVATSATRESRNGADFVERVHDETGIDLEAITGQEEARLVYLAVRHHVDFGEHKWISVDVGGGSVEVSLVDSSGILGSESHVMGSVRLLEELSVAGEEPGRFRRLLQEYAATLQIPTIAQQWSPKGVIATGGNAEALARLAGTDAARGRVASVPLSALRGTIELLSRLSYHQRVEQLGLREDRADVILPAAMIYERVAALAGVEEILVPAVGLKDGVLIDLVEDLTTHEAHEDRKERQALAGAVALGRRYGFDEEHALHVAELAGSLFDQLQEVHGMEPSDRRMLLAGAVLHDIGTFVGYKKHHKHSLYLIANSEVPGFTQREIDIVANLARYHRKGVPAEHHEAFTALPPADRERVVKLASLLRIADALDREHLQVVRSVRARVTRSGKLKLRLEARGDLLLERWALRSKGGLFTGTFGLEIEVANGEPVPG; this is encoded by the coding sequence ATGCCGCCAGTCGACGCCCGCCCGAAGCCCGCGAAGACGTCCGCCGCCGAGGCCGCGCCCGCCTTCCCGCTGCGCGTGGCCGCGGTGGACGTGGGCTCCAACGCCATCCGCTTCCTGGCGGCCGAGTTCGCCTCGCTCGCCGAGTACGCGGTGCTGGCCGAGGAGCGCGTCCCCGTGCGGCTGGGGCACGACGTGTTCCTCACCGGCCGGCTGACCCCCGAGGCCATCGACGCCGCCGTGGCGGCAATCGCCGGCTTCCGGACGCAGATCGAGGCGCTGGGGATCGGGCACTACCGCGCCGTCGCCACCAGCGCCACCCGCGAGAGCCGCAACGGCGCCGACTTCGTCGAGCGCGTCCACGACGAGACGGGGATCGACCTGGAGGCCATCACCGGGCAGGAGGAGGCGCGGCTCGTCTACCTGGCCGTGCGCCACCACGTCGACTTCGGCGAGCACAAGTGGATCTCGGTGGACGTGGGCGGCGGCAGCGTGGAGGTGTCGCTGGTGGACTCCAGCGGCATCCTGGGGAGCGAGTCGCACGTGATGGGCTCGGTGCGCCTCCTCGAGGAGCTCTCCGTGGCCGGCGAGGAGCCGGGGCGCTTCCGGCGGCTCCTGCAGGAGTACGCCGCCACGCTGCAGATCCCGACCATCGCCCAGCAGTGGAGCCCGAAAGGGGTGATCGCCACCGGCGGCAACGCCGAGGCGCTGGCCCGGCTCGCGGGCACCGACGCCGCGCGGGGGCGGGTGGCGTCCGTTCCCCTCTCCGCGCTGCGCGGGACCATCGAGCTGCTCTCGCGCCTCTCCTACCACCAGCGCGTGGAGCAGTTGGGCCTGCGCGAAGACCGCGCCGACGTGATCCTCCCCGCGGCCATGATCTACGAGCGGGTGGCCGCGCTGGCCGGGGTGGAGGAGATCCTGGTGCCCGCCGTGGGGCTCAAGGACGGCGTGCTGATCGACCTGGTGGAGGACCTGACCACCCACGAGGCGCACGAAGACCGCAAGGAGCGGCAGGCGCTGGCCGGGGCGGTGGCGCTCGGGCGGCGCTACGGGTTCGACGAGGAGCACGCCCTGCACGTGGCCGAGCTGGCCGGCTCGCTCTTCGACCAGCTCCAGGAGGTGCACGGCATGGAGCCCTCCGACCGGCGGATGCTGCTGGCGGGCGCCGTGCTGCACGACATCGGCACCTTCGTGGGCTACAAGAAGCACCACAAGCACTCGCTCTACCTGATCGCCAACTCCGAGGTCCCCGGCTTCACCCAGCGCGAGATCGACATCGTCGCCAACCTGGCGCGCTACCACCGCAAGGGCGTCCCCGCCGAGCACCACGAGGCGTTCACCGCGCTCCCCCCGGCCGACCGCGAGCGCGTGGTGAAGCTCGCCTCGCTGCTGCGCATCGCTGACGCGCTGGACCGCGAGCACCTGCAGGTGGTGCGCTCGGTCAGGGCGCGCGTCACCCGGTCCGGCAAGCTCAAGCTGAGGCTGGAGGCCAGGGGCGACCTGCTCCTGGAGCGCTGGGCGCTGCGCAGCAAGGGCGGCCTCTTCACCGGCACCTTCGGCCTGGAGATCGAGGTCGCCAACGGCGAGCCCGTGCCGGGGTGA
- a CDS encoding class I SAM-dependent methyltransferase, whose translation MKRELHEQNRRSWNAATAAHNSHKGDQAAFFRAGGSTLREEERELLGDVAGLRVVHLQCNAGQDTLSLARLGADVLGVDISDEAVEFARRLAEESGVAARFERADVYDWLERAAREGERFDLAFSSYGAVPWLSDLRAWGAGIARVLRPGGRFVLAEFHPVLGMFDERLTLHWPYSTGGEPLELEGIGDYVAMSREGLALGEYHEGVRDFRNPHPSIEFPWGVGEVVQALIDGGLVIEVLREYLYSRGWKPFENMRYDPEHRRWYMPDGMPDIPMMYAVVARKPVD comes from the coding sequence ATGAAGCGCGAGCTGCACGAGCAGAACCGGCGGTCGTGGAACGCGGCCACGGCGGCGCACAACAGCCACAAGGGCGACCAGGCGGCGTTCTTCCGCGCGGGCGGGAGCACGCTGCGCGAGGAGGAGCGCGAGCTGCTCGGCGACGTGGCGGGCCTGCGCGTGGTCCACCTCCAGTGCAACGCCGGGCAGGACACGCTGAGCCTGGCGCGGCTGGGCGCCGACGTGCTCGGGGTCGACATCAGCGACGAGGCGGTCGAGTTCGCGCGGAGGCTGGCGGAGGAGTCGGGAGTCGCGGCGCGCTTCGAGCGCGCGGACGTGTACGACTGGCTGGAGCGGGCCGCGCGCGAGGGGGAGCGCTTCGACCTGGCGTTCTCGTCGTACGGGGCGGTTCCCTGGCTCTCCGACCTCCGCGCGTGGGGCGCGGGGATCGCGCGCGTCCTGCGGCCGGGCGGGCGCTTCGTGCTAGCGGAGTTCCACCCGGTGCTGGGGATGTTCGACGAGCGGTTGACGCTGCACTGGCCGTACTCCACCGGCGGCGAGCCGCTGGAGCTGGAGGGGATCGGCGACTACGTGGCCATGTCGCGGGAGGGGCTGGCGCTCGGGGAGTATCACGAGGGGGTGCGGGACTTCCGCAACCCGCATCCGTCCATCGAGTTCCCCTGGGGCGTCGGCGAGGTGGTGCAGGCGCTGATCGACGGCGGGCTCGTGATCGAGGTGCTGCGCGAGTACCTCTATTCCCGCGGCTGGAAGCCGTTCGAGAACATGCGCTACGATCCGGAGCACCGGCGCTGGTACATGCCCGACGGGATGCCGGACATCCCGATGATGTACGCCGTCGTCGCCCGCAAGCCGGTTGATTGA
- a CDS encoding M28 family metallopeptidase, with amino-acid sequence MRRLLPLSHLVLCAIALLTVPARAQGPSAYRAAADSLIRGATADSAAWNRVAELADRFGPRFSGTDNLEQAIDWVVEQMRRDGLENVHTEPVMVPRWVRGAESAELVTPRRVRLHLLGLGGSVGTPVEGVEAEVLVVGSFEELERRAAEARGKIVLFDVPFTTYGETVRYRSGGASAAAKAGAVASLIRSVGPFGMQTPHTGSLRYDTTAARIPAAALSMEDAMMIRRMTSRGERVRVRLSMGARMLPDAPSRNVVAEIRGRERPDEVVVMGGHIDSWDVGTGAMDDAGGSVAAWEAVRLMKRLGLRPRRTVRVVLWTNEENGLRGANAYRDAHRAEVDRHVLAIESDAGVFAPRGFGFTGSDAAYAVVREIGRLLEGIGAGTINRGGGGADIGPLMQLGVPGAGLEVDGSRYFWYHHTDADTPDKLDPAEVARCVAAMAVLAWVAAELPEPLPRGPAPQR; translated from the coding sequence ATGCGCCGGCTTCTCCCGCTCTCGCACCTCGTCCTCTGCGCCATCGCGCTCCTCACTGTCCCGGCGCGCGCCCAGGGCCCGTCCGCCTACCGCGCGGCCGCCGACTCGCTGATCCGGGGCGCCACCGCGGACAGCGCGGCGTGGAACCGCGTCGCCGAGCTGGCGGACCGCTTCGGGCCGCGCTTCAGCGGCACCGACAACCTGGAGCAGGCGATCGACTGGGTGGTGGAGCAGATGCGCCGCGACGGGCTGGAGAACGTGCATACCGAGCCGGTGATGGTGCCGCGCTGGGTGCGCGGCGCCGAGTCCGCCGAGCTGGTCACGCCGCGCCGCGTCCGGCTGCACCTGCTGGGCCTCGGCGGCAGCGTCGGCACGCCGGTGGAGGGCGTCGAGGCCGAGGTGCTGGTGGTGGGCTCGTTCGAGGAGCTGGAGCGGCGCGCGGCGGAAGCGCGGGGGAAGATCGTCCTCTTCGACGTCCCCTTCACCACCTACGGCGAGACGGTGCGCTACCGCTCGGGCGGCGCGTCGGCGGCCGCGAAGGCCGGCGCGGTGGCGAGCCTGATCCGCTCCGTCGGCCCGTTCGGGATGCAGACGCCGCACACCGGGAGCCTGCGCTACGACACCACCGCCGCCCGCATCCCCGCGGCCGCGCTCTCGATGGAAGACGCGATGATGATCCGCCGGATGACGTCGCGCGGCGAGCGGGTGCGCGTGCGGCTGTCGATGGGCGCGCGCATGCTCCCCGACGCGCCCTCGCGCAACGTGGTGGCCGAGATCCGCGGCCGCGAGCGCCCCGACGAGGTGGTGGTGATGGGCGGCCACATCGACTCGTGGGACGTGGGCACGGGGGCGATGGACGACGCCGGCGGGAGCGTGGCGGCGTGGGAGGCGGTGCGGCTGATGAAGCGCCTCGGCCTGCGCCCGCGGCGCACCGTGCGCGTGGTGCTCTGGACCAACGAGGAGAACGGCCTGCGCGGCGCCAACGCCTACCGCGACGCGCACCGCGCCGAGGTCGACCGGCACGTCCTGGCCATCGAGTCCGACGCCGGCGTCTTCGCCCCGCGCGGCTTCGGCTTCACGGGGTCCGACGCGGCGTACGCGGTGGTGCGCGAGATCGGGCGGCTGCTGGAGGGGATCGGGGCGGGGACGATCAACCGCGGCGGCGGGGGCGCCGACATCGGGCCGCTGATGCAGCTGGGCGTGCCGGGGGCGGGGCTGGAGGTGGACGGCTCGCGCTACTTCTGGTACCACCACACCGACGCCGACACCCCCGACAAGCTCGACCCCGCCGAGGTGGCCCGCTGCGTGGCCGCCATGGCGGTGCTGGCCTGGGTGGCCGCCGAGCTCCCCGAGCCCCTCCCGCGCGGCCCCGCGCCCCAGCGCTGA
- a CDS encoding type II toxin-antitoxin system PemK/MazF family toxin translates to MAEPGDVVTVDFPGATGVKRRPAVVVSSRLYHAHRPDLVLAALTSQISAARSPTDYLLQDWQAAGLHQPTAFRAYFAMAGRSTVKPVGRLSERDWHEVQGCLARALAFQDERTGSA, encoded by the coding sequence ATGGCTGAGCCCGGCGACGTAGTCACGGTGGACTTTCCAGGTGCCACCGGAGTCAAGCGGCGACCCGCTGTTGTCGTCTCCAGCCGGCTTTACCACGCGCACCGGCCGGATCTCGTCCTCGCGGCGCTGACCTCGCAGATATCCGCAGCGCGCTCGCCCACCGATTACCTGCTTCAGGACTGGCAGGCCGCGGGGTTGCACCAGCCGACCGCATTCCGCGCGTACTTCGCAATGGCTGGACGCTCCACAGTCAAACCCGTCGGACGCCTCTCCGAACGCGACTGGCACGAGGTGCAAGGATGCCTCGCCCGCGCACTCGCATTCCAGGACGAGCGGACGGGTTCTGCTTGA